In one window of Acidiferrobacteraceae bacterium DNA:
- a CDS encoding saccharopine dehydrogenase NADP-binding domain-containing protein has translation MATEGRSAREFDVVVWGASAFVGKLVVEYLLETYRVGKDLRWAIAGRNRDKLEAVLREVGQKPDAVPIVLADSHDKSSLKQLARRTKVVCTLVGPFALYGSARASAGFTSSTPAASTPFLLI, from the coding sequence TTGGCGACTGAAGGGCGGAGCGCGCGGGAGTTCGACGTTGTCGTCTGGGGCGCGTCGGCGTTTGTGGGCAAGCTGGTCGTCGAGTATCTGCTGGAGACCTACAGGGTCGGCAAGGACCTGCGTTGGGCGATCGCCGGCCGGAATCGGGACAAGCTCGAGGCCGTACTTCGTGAGGTCGGGCAGAAACCGGATGCGGTGCCGATTGTCCTGGCCGATTCCCATGACAAGTCCAGCCTCAAGCAACTGGCGCGACGCACGAAGGTCGTGTGCACCCTGGTCGGGCCGTTTGCCCTGTACGGCAGCGCGCGCGCGAGCGCGGGGTTCACATCGTCAACGCCTGCGGCTTCGACGCCCTTCCTTCTGATCTAG